Proteins from a genomic interval of Acidimicrobiales bacterium:
- a CDS encoding ABC transporter ATP-binding protein, which produces MMHEVGVDEADRLDAEAAKRVLRRAARMLGPYRRQVIGACGLLVVWTLTTLAGPLLVRYGIDQGITPGDAAALNAAVVAYVLVAVVAYVVYRGQVRVVSQVGESFLRDLRLRVFDKLQRLSMPFYDREKAGVVVSRMTSDIDSMAELVQMGLLQFVSNILLLVLSIVVLVVVSWQLALVCLVALPFVVLASIKFQRDSNQAYLLVRDQIGGTLSNLQESIAGVRVIQAFGRERTETRRFAERNRVLYDAHMQSVKVQAWYLPVIEFAGIGTTAAVVGVGGWLVSQGTVTIGTVTFFVLTLSNLFEPVQQLSQLFNTVQSAGAGLQKVFQVLDEPVEVSERPGAVDLGARGDLVVDHVSFAYGDGPPVLRAVDLTIPAGERLALVGPTGAGKSTLAKLCSRLYDPVEGRVTFGGVDLRDATLRSLRSRIVVVPQEGFLFAGSIRDNVRIGRRGASDTDVEAALETIGVLDRFASLPEGLETEVRERGSRLSAGEKQLVSLARAALADPAVLVLDEATSSLDPGTEALVEQAMDRLMAGRTVIVIAHRLSTAERADRVGVVDAGGLAELGSHADLVAQEGRYRALFDTWSGATAPT; this is translated from the coding sequence ATGATGCACGAGGTCGGTGTCGACGAGGCCGACCGCCTCGACGCCGAGGCCGCCAAACGGGTGCTGCGCCGTGCCGCCCGCATGCTCGGGCCCTACCGCCGGCAGGTGATCGGCGCGTGCGGGTTGCTGGTCGTGTGGACCCTCACGACCCTCGCCGGACCGCTGCTCGTGCGGTACGGGATCGACCAGGGCATCACCCCGGGCGACGCCGCCGCCCTCAACGCCGCGGTGGTCGCCTACGTCCTCGTGGCCGTCGTGGCCTACGTCGTCTACCGCGGCCAGGTCCGGGTGGTGAGCCAGGTCGGCGAGTCGTTCCTCCGCGACCTGCGCCTCCGGGTGTTCGACAAGCTCCAGCGGCTCTCGATGCCGTTCTACGACCGCGAGAAGGCCGGGGTGGTCGTCTCCCGGATGACCTCCGACATCGACTCGATGGCCGAGCTGGTCCAGATGGGTCTGCTCCAGTTCGTCAGCAACATCTTGTTGCTGGTGCTCTCGATCGTCGTGCTCGTCGTCGTCTCCTGGCAGCTCGCCCTCGTGTGCCTCGTGGCGCTGCCGTTCGTCGTGCTGGCCAGCATCAAGTTCCAGCGCGACTCCAACCAGGCGTACCTCCTGGTGCGCGACCAGATCGGCGGCACCCTCTCGAACCTCCAGGAGTCCATCGCCGGGGTCCGGGTCATCCAGGCCTTCGGCCGCGAGCGCACCGAGACCCGACGCTTCGCCGAGCGCAACCGGGTGCTCTACGACGCCCACATGCAGTCGGTGAAGGTGCAGGCCTGGTACCTGCCGGTGATCGAGTTCGCCGGCATCGGCACCACGGCTGCGGTGGTGGGCGTGGGTGGCTGGTTGGTGAGCCAGGGCACCGTCACCATCGGCACCGTCACGTTCTTCGTGCTCACCCTGTCGAACCTGTTCGAGCCGGTCCAGCAGCTGAGCCAGCTGTTCAACACCGTGCAGTCGGCCGGCGCCGGCCTCCAGAAGGTCTTCCAGGTGCTGGACGAGCCGGTGGAGGTCAGCGAGCGGCCCGGCGCGGTGGATCTCGGCGCCCGCGGGGACCTGGTGGTCGATCACGTCTCGTTCGCCTACGGCGACGGCCCGCCCGTCCTGCGTGCGGTGGACCTCACCATCCCGGCAGGGGAGCGCCTCGCGCTCGTCGGCCCGACGGGCGCCGGGAAGTCCACGCTGGCGAAGTTGTGCTCGCGGCTCTACGACCCCGTCGAGGGTCGGGTCACGTTCGGCGGGGTCGACCTGCGCGACGCGACCCTGCGGTCCCTGCGGTCCCGCATCGTGGTGGTGCCGCAGGAGGGGTTCCTGTTCGCCGGGTCGATCCGCGACAACGTCCGCATCGGCCGCCGGGGTGCGTCCGATACCGACGTCGAGGCCGCCCTCGAGACCATCGGGGTGCTCGATCGGTTCGCCTCGCTGCCCGAGGGGCTCGAGACCGAGGTCCGCGAGCGGGGCTCGCGGCTCTCGGCGGGGGAGAAGCAGCTCGTGTCCCTCGCTCGGGCGGCGCTGGCCGATCCGGCGGTCCTGGTCCTCGACGAGGCCACCTCCAGCCTCGACCCGGGCACCGAGGCGCTGGTCGAGCAGGCCATGGACCGGCTGATGGCGGGTCGCACGGTGATCGTCATCGCCCACCGCCTGTCCACCGCCGAGCGGGCCGACCGGGTCGGCGTGGTCGACGCCGGCGGGCTCGCCGAGCTCGGAAGCCATGCCGACCTGGTGGCCCAGGAAGGCCGGTACCGGGCGCTGTTCGACACCTGGTCGGGAGCGACCGCCCCGACCTGA
- a CDS encoding EAL domain-containing protein: MSTPTTTDVEAGPSGDASTPGFEDAPVGLVLADPAGRVVSANQTWRRITGFPGVLPIEEHEAWALIHPDDRGAVQEAWEVASAASQALEVRARIVTRDGDVRWVDTRATPVLDRAGRLRGFAGSVLDLTHVLDQQGRLPSADGLPAAAADALPQGVMIYEPDGAIAACNTAAHELLGISREDLLALRVPWATWDPVDGDGNPLNPAELPAGRALRGEPVAHGVVGFTPPGRSRVWVDVTARRLDDESADLPAGTVVTSFSDVTVRRRTEEDLRDSEAHLRSLSESVPVGVFRCNLDGRLTYVNPRWTEMTGIAGTDIFRLHAFELIHPDDREATLADWDATLPQGLRYDGQFRIVGADGAPRWVQCRLSVVRDKFGTPTGTIGSFEDVSALVTAREQNARLATIVESTSDLVLMFDEDTGTVLYVNGAARELLGLDDADLEDLELRDLLDEESDGIYVEDVRPVLLRGATWSGELVMRTTAGEDRHVWQTVAGEFDGNGVLVRVAAMGRDVTDRRLAESELAHQATHDPLTGLPNRSLLLNHLELAIARSQRDATLVGLLFLDLDRFKSVNDNRGHDVGDELLRQVSQRISGVLRPADTVARLGGDEFVVLFDEVENADDALAAARRVCEAIEDQPFRIASLELVMTTSAGLAVSTPGDDPETLIRNADEAMYRAKEKGRACLELYDEAMRLRTSNRRMLAEQLSAAIAGGHIEVHYQPQVNLRTGEVVSVEALARWNHPTRGQLDPEEFIQLAEDTGLIVGLGLSVLHRACADAAHWHRQLGAQAPRVAVNLSLRQLAQSNLPELLTEMIGQLGVAPDRLCLEVPESVLVGDVDTAIASLEALSRVGVALAIDNFGKGSASLLNLQRLPVDTLKVDRSFVDGLGPDPEDSAIAAAIISLAHNLNLEVIAEGVERVEQLAELRALGCDGGQGYLFAKPMPADAVRPYFGHVYAV; the protein is encoded by the coding sequence ATGAGCACACCGACGACGACCGATGTGGAGGCTGGTCCCTCCGGGGACGCCTCGACCCCCGGCTTCGAGGACGCGCCCGTCGGCCTCGTCCTGGCCGACCCCGCCGGACGCGTCGTCTCCGCCAACCAGACGTGGCGCCGGATCACCGGCTTCCCGGGGGTCCTGCCCATCGAGGAGCACGAGGCCTGGGCCCTCATCCACCCCGACGACCGCGGGGCGGTGCAAGAGGCGTGGGAGGTCGCCAGTGCGGCCTCCCAGGCGCTCGAGGTGCGGGCCCGGATCGTCACCCGTGACGGTGACGTGCGCTGGGTCGACACCCGGGCCACGCCCGTGCTCGACCGCGCCGGCCGCCTCCGCGGCTTCGCCGGGTCGGTGCTCGACCTGACCCACGTGTTGGACCAGCAGGGCCGGCTGCCGTCGGCCGACGGCCTGCCCGCCGCGGCTGCCGATGCGCTTCCGCAAGGGGTGATGATCTACGAGCCCGACGGCGCCATCGCCGCCTGCAACACCGCGGCCCACGAGCTCCTGGGCATCAGCCGGGAGGACCTGCTCGCGCTGCGGGTCCCGTGGGCCACCTGGGACCCCGTCGACGGTGACGGCAACCCGCTCAACCCCGCCGAGCTGCCCGCCGGACGGGCCCTGCGGGGCGAGCCCGTCGCCCACGGGGTCGTGGGTTTCACCCCGCCGGGCCGCTCTCGGGTCTGGGTCGACGTCACGGCCCGGCGACTCGACGACGAGTCCGCGGACCTCCCAGCGGGCACCGTCGTGACGTCGTTCTCCGACGTCACCGTGCGCCGGCGCACCGAGGAGGACCTGCGCGACAGCGAGGCCCACCTCCGCTCCCTGTCCGAGTCGGTGCCCGTCGGCGTCTTCCGCTGCAACCTCGACGGCCGACTCACCTACGTGAACCCGCGCTGGACGGAGATGACGGGCATCGCCGGCACGGACATCTTCCGGCTCCATGCGTTCGAGCTGATCCATCCCGACGACCGCGAGGCCACCCTCGCGGACTGGGACGCGACCTTGCCCCAGGGGCTGCGCTACGACGGGCAGTTCCGCATCGTCGGCGCCGACGGGGCACCCCGGTGGGTGCAGTGCCGACTCAGCGTGGTGCGGGACAAGTTCGGCACCCCCACCGGCACCATCGGGTCCTTCGAGGACGTGAGCGCCCTCGTCACCGCCCGTGAGCAGAACGCCCGCCTCGCCACGATCGTGGAGTCGACCAGCGACCTCGTCCTGATGTTCGACGAGGACACGGGCACGGTGCTCTACGTCAACGGCGCCGCACGTGAGCTCCTCGGCCTCGATGACGCCGACCTCGAGGACCTCGAGCTGCGCGACCTCCTCGACGAGGAGTCCGACGGCATCTACGTCGAGGACGTGCGGCCGGTGCTGCTCCGCGGCGCGACGTGGAGCGGCGAGCTCGTGATGCGCACGACGGCCGGTGAGGACCGCCACGTGTGGCAGACCGTCGCCGGCGAGTTCGACGGCAACGGGGTACTGGTCCGGGTCGCCGCCATGGGCCGGGACGTGACGGACCGCCGCCTGGCCGAGAGCGAGCTGGCCCACCAGGCCACCCACGACCCCCTCACCGGCCTGCCGAACCGCTCGCTGCTGCTCAACCACCTCGAACTGGCCATCGCCCGCTCCCAGCGCGACGCGACCCTCGTCGGCCTCTTGTTCCTCGACCTCGACCGGTTCAAGTCGGTCAACGACAACCGGGGTCACGACGTCGGCGACGAGTTGCTCCGCCAGGTCTCGCAGCGCATCTCGGGCGTCCTGCGCCCCGCCGACACCGTCGCCCGCCTCGGCGGCGACGAGTTCGTCGTGCTCTTCGACGAGGTGGAGAACGCCGACGACGCCCTCGCCGCCGCCCGCCGGGTCTGCGAGGCCATCGAGGACCAACCCTTCCGGATCGCCAGCCTCGAGCTGGTGATGACGACCAGTGCCGGCCTGGCCGTTTCGACGCCAGGGGACGACCCCGAGACCCTCATCCGCAACGCCGACGAGGCCATGTACCGGGCCAAGGAGAAGGGCCGGGCCTGCCTCGAGCTCTACGACGAGGCCATGCGCCTGCGCACGAGCAACCGGCGCATGCTGGCCGAGCAGCTCAGCGCCGCCATCGCCGGTGGCCACATCGAGGTCCACTACCAGCCCCAGGTCAACCTCCGGACCGGCGAGGTCGTCAGCGTCGAGGCCCTCGCCCGTTGGAACCACCCCACCCGAGGGCAGCTCGACCCCGAGGAGTTCATCCAGCTCGCCGAGGACACCGGCCTCATCGTCGGTCTCGGGCTCAGCGTGCTCCACCGGGCCTGCGCCGATGCGGCCCACTGGCACCGTCAGCTCGGCGCCCAGGCCCCCCGGGTGGCCGTGAACCTGTCGCTCCGCCAGCTTGCGCAGTCCAACCTGCCCGAGCTGCTCACGGAGATGATCGGCCAGCTCGGCGTGGCCCCCGACCGTCTCTGCCTCGAGGTCCCGGAGTCCGTGCTCGTCGGCGACGTGGACACCGCCATCGCCTCGCTGGAGGCACTCAGCCGTGTCGGAGTGGCCCTCGCCATCGACAACTTCGGCAAGGGCTCGGCCTCCCTGCTCAACCTGCAGCGGCTGCCCGTGGACACGTTGAAGGTGGACCGCTCCTTCGTCGACGGCCTGGGCCCGGACCCCGAGGACTCGGCCATCGCCGCCGCGATCATCAGCCTGGCCCACAACCTCAACCTCGAGGTGATCGCCGAGGGCGTCGAGCGGGTGGAGCAGCTCGCCGAGCTGCGGGCCCTCGGGTGCGACGGCGGCCAGGGCTACCTGTTCGCCAAGCCCATGCCCGCCGACGCCGTCCGCCCCTACTTCGGCCACGTCTACGCGGTTTGA